In Bombus huntii isolate Logan2020A unplaced genomic scaffold, iyBomHunt1.1 ctg00000215.1, whole genome shotgun sequence, one genomic interval encodes:
- the LOC126877692 gene encoding uncharacterized protein LOC126877692, translated as MDPVLLANVIGTLFPPEDRKLSLGGVDRHHGFPPTTSLYQMPKGDRLPPDIADSDIGLIAERTLLNSGLLDEVDKLFVRIIATRLQAHMSSAWMMKYLGLTIDSRWAFWPHFELLVARVTAAANALCSLLPNIGGAAVGVRRLYEEVIRSRVLYGSPAWAEDLMASRHSLLLLRRLHRTSESVLL; from the exons ATGGATCCGGTGTTGCTGGCCAACGTGATCGGGACTCTGTTCCCACCGGAAGACAGGAA GCTGAGTTTGGGCGGAGTCGATCGACACCATGGCTTCCCGCCTACGACATCTCTTTACCAGATGCCTAAAGGAGATCGTCTACCCCCGGACATTGCGGACAGTGACATTGGTCTTATTGCGGAGAGAACACTGCTGAACTCTGGCCTTCTGGACGAGGTGGACAAGCTATTTGTGAGGATAATTGCCACCCGTCTGCAGGCCCATATGTCGAGTGCCTGGATG ATGAAATACCTGGGCCTCACCATCGACAGCCGATGGGCGTTCTGGCCGCACTTCGAGCTCCTGGTTGCAAGGGTGACAGCTGCAGCCAACGCCTTATGCAGCTtactaccgaacatcggcggagcaGCAGTTGGAGTTCGCCGACTCTACGAGGAAGTGATTCGGTCTCGAGTCCTTTACGGGTCGCCTGCATGGGCCGAAGACCTGATGGCGAGTCGTCATAGCTTACTCTTGTTGAGGAGGTTGCATAGGACGTCGGAGTCTGTGCTGTTGTAA
- the LOC126877691 gene encoding uncharacterized protein LOC126877691: MHSRQVEKGARSALLDHPGERGRPCGDGQPYRVPDAPNWVGDLDGTAAITWTPALGAAGVLLDRGSGFFAVEWAGVAVVAVYVFPNIDLAAFEDFLDRVEECVGRCLPRQVLVLGDFDAHSTQWGNPRTNSRGRILTDWAAGLGLLLANRSLRAPAWRGEDPP; this comes from the coding sequence ATGCATTCTCGGCAGGTCGAGAAGGgcgcaagatctgctcttcTAGATCATCCGGGAGAGCGAGGTCGCCCTTGCGGCGATGGCCAGCCGTATCGCGTCCCCGACGCTCCCAACTGGGTCGGGGACCTGGATGGAACCGCGGCCATAACGTGGACGCCAGCCTTGGGTGCCGCCGGCGTCCTGCTCGATCGTGGCAGCGGCTTCTTCGCGGTCGAGTGGGCTGGAGTAGCGGTGGTAGCGGTCTACGTTTTCCCCAACATTGACCTGGCTGCGTTCGAGGACTTCCTGGACCGGGTCGAAGAGTGCGTCGGAAGATGCCTTCCCCGCCAGGTGCTCGTCCTCGGGGATTTCGACgcccactcgacgcaatggggCAATCCCAGAACCAACTCTCGGGGAAGGATACTCACCGATTGGGCAGCGGGCCTCGGGCTCCTACTGGCAAACAGATCTCTgcgagcacctgcgtggcgtggagaggatcctcCGTAG